The following is a genomic window from Homalodisca vitripennis isolate AUS2020 chromosome 5, UT_GWSS_2.1, whole genome shotgun sequence.
acaaatattacatatttagtttttatgaataaaactttaatcGTAATTTATTGTTATCACACAAAGTATCTTGAAATTTTTAGTGAACTCATAACCACTTTCTCTCTCTTACTTCCATTCTTTTTATCTATCAACCATATCCAGgatataagtttaaaacattactgCACAACCTCATTTATCCATTCCACCTGTTTCATatcctttaaatgtttaaaatatgtaagttcCTAGTTCATACCACGTTGAAACATTGCTCGCATATGACTGCTTTAGTTCCGGGTGAAAATGGTCTTTACAGTGAAGCCGTAACatttcaataattgtattgtgaggaatatttcaatactGTGTAAACAAGAAAACTTAGTTACGACACTGGCCTCATAAGCTAAGAATATTCAACGTATCGGCCAGACATTCACGGCTTGTTCCGGTACTTGTCTGGAATATCCAGGCTGGAGAAGCGAGAGGAGATGAAGTCCAGACTGAGCTGCCATAGCCTAGATGACAGTTGGGTGTTCTGAGCTTGTTTGCTGGGCTCACAGCGACAACAGTTGTTGAAATAGAGACCGCTAACATCAGAAAGTTCCGGAGCTGTTGCACAATATACTTGCGTACTGGCTGCTTGCTCCTGCAACAACAGTTGTTAAAAAAGAGACCACTAACATCGGAAAGTTCTGGAGCTGTTGCACAATATACTTGCATACTGGATGCTTGTTCCTGCAACAACATCCAGCAACAGCATTTGGAGCTGTTGCACAATATGCTTGCGTACTGGCTGCTTGCTCCTGcaacaacagtttaaaaaaaaagaccaCTATCATCGGAAAGATCCGGAGCTGTTGCACAATAAGCTTGCGTACTGGCTGCCTGCTCCTGcaacaacagttttttaaaaaaagaccaCTATCATCGGAAAGATCCGGAGCTGTTGCACAATATACTTGCATACTAGATGCTTGTTCCTGCAACAACAGTTGTTAAAAAAGAGACCACTAACATCGGAAAGTTCTGGAGCTGTTGCACAATATGCTTGCGTACTGGCTGCTTGCTCCTAcaacaacagttttttaaaaaagagaCCACTAACATCGGAAAGTTCTGGAGCTGTTGCACAATATACTTGCGTACTGGCTGCTTGCTCCTACAACAACAGTTGTTAAAAAAGAGACCACTAACATCGGAAAGTTCTGGAGCTGTTGCACAATATGCTTTCGTACTGGCTGCTTGCTCCTGcaacaacagttttttaaaaaaagaccaCTATCATCGGAAAGATCCGGAGCTGTTGCACAATATACTTGCTTGCGTACTGGCTGCTTGCTCttacaacagttttttaaaaaaagaccaCTATCATCGGAAAGATCCGGAGCCGTTGCACAATATACTTGCATACTGGATGCTTGTTCCTGCAACAAAAGTTGTTGACATTATAGAGACTACTAACATCGGAAAGTTCTGGGGCTGTAAAACCAAACCTAACTATTTTCTGAAGCGGTAATTTGCACAAAATATAAACAGATTAATGAATGCATTCCAGAATTGAGTGTggtattgattttatttacaggAAATAAATTATCCGACATCTACGATTGCAGTTAGCTCCTCACGATTAAACACAGTAAGGGCTTGTTTACTTAAAAGCATCTGTCCGtggtttacaatattaaaatttagtgtttagAGATTATTCGTAAGCATAATGTGTGCTATTAGCTACATGTTGTGGCTGTGACGTGGTAAAATGAACGGACatagttatttcaaaataatgatatttactgGACAAATTGTGAGAAACATCAAATTTTGATTCTGAGGAAAGTGATGGAAGGTTACATTCTTGTCAAACTGCCACTGAGATGCTCCTGCATTGtcgaaatatcaataaaaatcagCAGACACACGTAACTCAAGACGTACCAGAGATTTGGTGAAGGGACGCACCAAGATGAACAGCAGCCTGTAGGGGCACCAGTGACGGCTGATGTTGCTGCTGACCATGTTCCCAGGATGGCAGCTGAACACCAAGATGTCTCTAGACGCCCATCGTCTGGCAAGTTCATTTGCCACCAACACGTTACACAGCTTGCTGTCATTGTAAGCCATCATACTCCAGTAGTTTTGTGGCTTGGGGCAAAACCATTCTTCTGACATATTGTCAACATTCAGTGTGCTGAAACTAAACATGCCGTTCTTTCTATAAGATGTTTTAATGAGACTAAGGTGTGTTTTAATAATCCACATTTTTTTACCAAATCCATGCAGAAATTGCACCAGTGATtgttatcaaaattataactctgatataaatggaaattattttgTCATTGGTTTTGGGGTACTTGTACACAATCTAGCATGCAAGGAAAGGGTTGACAAAACAGGCAATTAGGTTTGTTTCCAAAACTGAAGTAAATCGAATGAGTTTTACGTCAAAAGTAATCTTAGCTAACTACTGATTTAGTTCAACCTTTTAAGTGTAACGAATATTTCCCAACGTCATAACATGAAGTTCTAGACTGTATTCTGTAATTATTATTCTAGACCAAGAACCTGAAAAAAATTATTCGGCTGTTAGGTAAAGAATATGActctattattattaaacatggtACTCTTTAAaccaacatttttaagttattttttgacattaccaaaaacactttttgtttcataaaaaggTATATACGTAAAAGATCACTGCTAAAATAGCTGTTTTGTAGACAGTTTGAAAACAAAATCATAACTTAGGTAGTATTAGTCATAACGTTATGTAGTTTTCACTGAAATGTTcgcaaataaacatatttcatgaAAAGAAATACTAGtaggtataaattttaatatataataaatatatgtgttaacAACTGTtacgtaaacaaataaaatatataattttaacattttagggtggaaaaaaacaatttactgtgcGGAACCCAGTTAATTTAgttcacaattttatttgtaacaaaactaGGGGTTTTTTTTAGGTTAGGttctaaaatacaaaagttattataataaacaattttaactcgcacactgataaaatataaaaattaagcagtgtacataatataattataattaattgtactaaTTAACCTTTTATAAGTCCTGAAGCTTGACTGATAtatcatgtttgtttatattaattttaacattaaaacaatttacagTTTATGATaaacttaaactatttacaaGAGTTTTGTTTAGATTTTAGATTATTGTTTATACTTGTGACATTGAAAGCACAGTGAATgacttataaaatgtaatatttaatattaataataatactaaaatttaatgtaaatactatcataaataatttcataaatatatcatgtaaaattattaataattctatatttaaattcataatttaactaaataaaaatatgctttaattttaatttagacgCATATATTacgataattaaatttaaatataatgtccaATTTATTAAGGgaaactaaaagtaattttaatcgataaaatttaaataaacagtttgtaTATATTGTAGGTCCTTATTACCAATACTACAGTGAGCCAATGGACATCCCATCGTTTTTTTCGTAAAAACCACTGAGGCCTGCTTAAGGACAATGGATTAAGGCTTTagtcctcaaagggttaaacaagggtacaatataaaattaaaaatgtgtttagacAAAGTGTTTAGTTACTCATATTAAATATCAAGTTTGAACCTATTTTTGGAGTatctaaaatttgttatattattttaattaaactatttgaaaGGACACAaaaaaggaacaacatttttacaacacAGACTTTTCTAtaggaaaatgaaataaagtatagtaatactactaacagtaaaattatattccaaaatttaCGGTTTTGGATAACGTgcgattttcaaaataattattcaactaatttttacaattttatcaatattttatagagAGTAGCTTATAGAAAGAAAAGTTATTCCCTACTTTTCACATAAAAGCATGATAGAACTTTCttgttatgtaaatgtttttactatacTACGTAAGATACCTTGAAGACTGACTAGTTAAATTGTTATACttgatataaaaactaaattatggctaaaaattgtaatatagacTCTAAATTTCGGATTAAAGCTTTATTTCGGCTACCATCACTGTTActatctagaaaaaaaaaacacctacaGATGTAGAATATAAATGGttatctattattatttgtaaaagacactgtaaaaactattttcattatatatatcaataaattttgaaattcactAGAATGATTTTAGTAGATacactaaaaataagaaaacaatgtttttacaaaCCTAAATGACTTACCAATAGTCAAACTAAATTATTACCATGTTTTCGCTTCAATGCGGATCAAATCTCACAACAAAATTTTGATATCTTTAAATATATCTTGATAGGTCGTATCTTGGTTGATTTACTAATACATTTCTTTCTCGGATTaaggaaattacaaaataactgaCCTTTGACTCAAATTCTTATTACCAATTATTCACTGTTGCATCTACTCAAAGcctattttttacattcaacacATTGACTACCTGCCTACAGACGTCGTAGTGGTTAAAATGTTACGTATACTAACCGATGAGATTCAGAAGACACAAAGACAACTCTGGAAGAGGAAGCTCTGGCCAGTAAGTCCTCCAGTAGTAAAGTGAGGTAGAACTGACTGAGATGGTTTACTTGGAACGTGGTCTCCAGTCCGTCCTCAGTCAAGGAATGTGGCAGGGCGAAAACTCCGGCGTTCAAAATCAGCATATCTATGCCTCTAACAAGGGTAAAAAAATACAAGCCTATATTTGTATTGTGAGTGGCAAAGGAACTTAACCTTTTGGGGTCCATAGGCGAACTTAGTCCGAAATCGCTATTTCGGCAATTCCGGTCCAAGGTTGGACTCTGGCCGACATCTGTTGcgacataaaaatctaaaaaaaaaaacagtcattCTAACTCATATTTGTTCGATTTAAGATCTCTGTAGATCTCGTGAAACTGATTTAAATAACCAGACACAAGTTACCTTCCTCTATGGTTTCACTTCTGGGATTATTACGATGCATAGTTGAAAACCTGCATGGTGTTTATTTTCAACTGACTAATGACGTAGCGTCCACTgctgtttaaacatttgttttgaattcCTTTGTTTAGGAATAGATACACATGTATTATGATTGTTTAGTTGTCAACGACAAAACAtgtattgagttttatttttcaactgaAATGGTGTCAACTAGTGAGGCAGCGTGGTGGTGATGCAATTGTTTTACATGATGAATACATTGAGGATACACTTCTTGATTTTGATAGTGACAATGATGATATTGATcctgattgtttttatttctgatgATGAAAGTGTAGTAAGTGATTGTGATTTAGATGACAACGAGGCTGCACCAGGTAGGGTTAAGCCTACGCCTAGGCCCACGCAAACCTTGACTCCATTCTAACTTATGATTGACAAGTATCAtagtacaaaaaattacaaatattaggCCTAAGCCTAAGCATAACTGTAGGGTGAtgtgtatattatgtaaataggactagaaagtaaattttcttttggtcatttaaaattttatgtatagttCAATAAGCCATTGGCCAATGTTATagtaataacttgtttatttttagttttgtttttactattgtAGTGATATAATTATTCAAAGTGAAAAAGAACTCAAGTAAATTACATAAGCCTAACTATGTTTCAAGTAGCCTGCTTTGTTCAAAAGAGCACATCAACTAATCCACTTGAAAAATAGGTATATTCACTTGAACTTAATTGGATCTGGTGAGTCAACCTGGTGCAAGGTCGTAGCCAGTGAAGGAGTCTAAGGGGTCCgaacccccccaaattttcaattacttttttagtaaacaattactattatataaataattcagtattactgacatgtactgctgaaagatcgttctcaacaaagaaatgggccaagaactttttaaggaataaaatggggccttactctatGTCCACTATGGGAAattatcagttgtctggacccccaaaatttttttcctggTTACGTTCTTGACCCGGTGGAGAACAAATAGACCccaaaatgttaatactgttgCTTGTACTAAGGGTTATAGAACACCAAAGAGTACAAGTTACCTGTTGAACGCTGGATGACCCTTAAGTGAGTTGGCAAACTCCTTGACACTCTTAAGAGATTTGAGGTCAAGTCGCTGGGAGGTACAAATGGCCTGTGGTCGCTCAGCTTGAATACGCTCGATTGCTTCTTGCGCTCGAGTGAGTGAGCGACAGGCCAACACCACATGACAGCCATGCCTGGCTAACGCTCTAGCCGTCTCGTAGCCTTTACAACAGAATTTAAAAGTTATGTACTAATATTGTAACAAGATTAAatgactatatatataaataaatgttacatataaacaaataacacaaaatagaatttaaaaaaatacagagttCCAGCAACAAAAAATGGCAAATTTAAACATCATGAAAGTAAAGTAGGTGCATGATTGTATCAATGTCCCAAAATAACAAACcatttaactaaacatttaaattgaatgacGTAGACAATGGATAAATTTAATTTGGATAGATTGTAAAAAAGAACAGTAATAAAAGAGgctataactaaaaaataataacaacattaatgttctgaaataataataataaataaataaataaataaataaataaataaatctttatttgtcgttcgaattcttacaatcattgacaatgtcatattGCAGCCTAGGGCATGGTCAAATATTAACATCACGCTCAAAATTATTGTACTAGTAAATGCAACAATATAAAATCCCATACAGATATTGACTGGTGAGGATTAGGaattcttaaaatgtaatatttttaattttgaaaaattctttaatgATACAAAAAGGGGTACTTACAAGCCAATTATAAAGTgttgcattaatttttttaataggatacagtttgataaaatgttttaaatggttgaCTGTTTTGTGATTTACTTAGTCTGTGAAATTATGCTGTTGTGTTGATCTTGTGCCTAGTATTGTAATTGTGGGAGGGGGGAGGAatggagggagggagagagagaggggggggaaTAGCATcctctaaagtttttttttaataagtttaagcTTCTCTAGATTACTGTTTAGATTAACAaaagttgtatcatctgcatagaGATGTGTAGTTGCTTGAATGGAGTAGGGCAAATCATTTACACTCAGTAGAAACAACAGTGGTCCCAGTACTGAACCTTGTGGGACCCCATATTCACCAATAGCCTCCTCCGACCACAGACTCTCTGTCTTCTGCTTTTCAAATAAGAACAAAAGAAATTGAGAGGTGTGTTGCAAAAGCCATAATGATCCAATTTACCAAGCAGGTCATCATGTTTGACACAGTCACAGAATGTAACCTGATCAGAGCATCAGTCTTTAAAGGCTACTAACATATGCCTCACCAATCCATCAACTTTGGACTTGCCCCTCCTGAATCCTAACTGTCACATTCAGCACACCAAACTGTGGATTTGTCCCTCATGAATCCAAACTATGACACATTCAGGACCATTATCTTCAAAAAACATACTAATTTGACCATAGACCAAAATCTTCATTAACTTTGATATAGATACTGGCCTAAAGCTCTCAAGGTTATCTTTAcccttttttataaatggaacaATCCTAGAGATTTTGAGCATATCAGGAAAAACCCCTCTACACAAGCATCCATTCATGGTTTATGTCAACAAACGAGCCAACCGCTGAGGAAACAACCTCATCCTCACTCTCATCCAAATCACTTCTAAGAATTCACTAAAACGTAAATCATCATTGTAAAATCACCCATTGTTCTTCACATAAATCAAACCAAACAGCCTAAATAACGCTATTTACTATGTAAACACATCTGTCTGTTTACTCAAAAGAAGCAGCAACTGGTGCGTAGTGTAACCTTGGGGGAAGCAGACTAGGGTTGGCCCGATGACACTGCAACAGCTGTTTTGAAACAGGTTCGACAGTGAAACTGTTGTACTTTGAAACATCTGCGCGATGACAGCAGTTTCAACAGATAACGAACGTCTATATGGCAGCAGGCTGATTGTCCTGTTCTAGCTGTTCAAAACAgcttatttgaaaaatttcaaataagctgttttatatatatatatatatatatatatatatatatatatatatatatatggaaacaaaatttacttagaaaatttagaacaggcacatcagttaatattaaaatcaaaagtaccctttggtctgaataaaagatgaaatgat
Proteins encoded in this region:
- the LOC124361965 gene encoding WW domain-containing oxidoreductase isoform X1, whose translation is MASVLPDSDSEDDLPPGWEERATVDGSVYYVNHNTKGTQWTHPRTGKKKRVAGELPFGWEKVVEDSGKVLYVDHENHRTTYTDPRLAFAQEEKESPLMFRQRFDGSSTALQVLHGRDLGGKVAVVTGANCGIGYETARALARHGCHVVLACRSLTRAQEAIERIQAERPQAICTSQRLDLKSLKSVKEFANSLKGHPAFNRGIDMLILNAGVFALPHSLTEDGLETTFQVNHLSQFYLTLLLEDLLARASSSRVVFVSSESHRFSTLNVDNMSEEWFCPKPQNYWSMMAYNDSKLCNVLVANELARRWASRDILVFSCHPGNMVSSNISRHWCPYRLLFILVRPFTKSLEQAASTQVYCATAPELSDVSGLYFNNCCRCEPSKQAQNTQLSSRLWQLSLDFISSRFSSLDIPDKYRNKP
- the LOC124361965 gene encoding WW domain-containing oxidoreductase isoform X2; protein product: MASVLPDSDSEDDLPPGWEERATVDGSVYYVNHNTKGTQWTHPRTGKKKRVAGELPFGWEKVVEDSGKVLYVDHENHRTTYTDPRLAFAQEEKESPLMFRQRFDGSSTALQVLHGRDLGGKVAVVTGANCGIGYETARALARHGCHVVLACRSLTRAQEAIERIQAERPQAICTSQRLDLKSLKSVKEFANSLKGHPAFNRGIDMLILNAGVFALPHSLTEDGLETTFQVNHLSQFYLTLLLEDLLARASSSRVVFVSSESHRFSTLNVDNMSEEWFCPKPQNYWSMMAYNDSKLCNVLVANELARRWASRDILVFSCHPGNMVSSNISRHWCPYRLLFILVRPFTKSLEQAASTQVYCATAPELSDVSGLFFKKLLL
- the LOC124361965 gene encoding WW domain-containing oxidoreductase isoform X3 translates to MASVLPDSDSEDDLPPGWEERATVDGSVYYVNHNTKGTQWTHPRTGKKKRVAGELPFGWEKVVEDSGKVLYVDHENHRTTYTDPRLAFAQEEKESPLMFRQRFDGSSTALQVLHGRDLGGKVAVVTGANCGIGYETARALARHGCHVVLACRSLTRAQEAIERIQAERPQAICTSQRLDLKSLKSVKEFANSLKGHPAFNRGIDMLILNAGVFALPHSLTEDGLETTFQVNHLSQFYLTLLLEDLLARASSSRVVFVSSESHRFSTLNVDNMSEEWFCPKPQNYWSMMAYNDSKLCNVLVANELARRWASRDILVFSCHPGNMVSSNISRHWCPYRLLFILVRPFTKSLEQAASTQAYCATAPDLSDDSGLFF